From a single Micromonospora sp. WMMD1102 genomic region:
- a CDS encoding BMP family ABC transporter substrate-binding protein: MRVVSVFAVGGLALGAAAACGEAPDDNEAGGNAADKYTACMVTDVGGIDDKSFNTSAWAGLEAAKAADSKIDIKYVASKAEADYEPNLTQYVNQDCNFILAVGGLMGEATSKIAKANPDQQFGIVDAKLPESNVFPMQFDTAQAGYLAGYLAAGMTKTDKVGTYGGMKIGPVTIFMDGFVDGVAQYNQVKGKNVQVLGWNKQTQNGSFTNDFVKQDEGKKVSDTLVAQGADIIMPVAGGAGLGTTAAAQASGGKYSVIWVDVDGCQSTPNCPALLTTVVKNISDAVKDAVVTAAKGDKLAHDPGYLGTLANNGVSLAPYHEFDGKVPAELKAEIDKLKADISSGAIKVTSASQPK; the protein is encoded by the coding sequence ATGCGGGTCGTCTCGGTATTCGCGGTGGGCGGGCTCGCGCTGGGTGCGGCCGCCGCGTGTGGTGAGGCCCCGGACGATAACGAGGCGGGCGGCAACGCCGCCGACAAGTACACCGCGTGCATGGTGACGGACGTCGGAGGCATCGACGACAAGTCGTTCAACACCTCCGCGTGGGCGGGCCTGGAAGCGGCCAAGGCGGCCGACAGCAAGATCGATATCAAGTACGTGGCGTCCAAGGCCGAGGCCGACTACGAGCCGAACCTGACGCAGTACGTCAACCAGGACTGCAACTTCATCCTCGCGGTCGGTGGCCTGATGGGCGAGGCGACCTCGAAGATCGCCAAGGCGAACCCGGACCAGCAGTTCGGGATCGTCGACGCGAAGCTGCCGGAGAGCAACGTCTTCCCGATGCAGTTCGACACCGCGCAGGCCGGCTACCTCGCGGGTTACCTGGCGGCCGGGATGACCAAGACCGACAAGGTCGGCACCTACGGCGGCATGAAGATCGGTCCGGTGACCATCTTCATGGACGGCTTCGTCGACGGTGTCGCCCAGTACAACCAGGTCAAGGGCAAGAACGTGCAGGTGCTGGGCTGGAACAAGCAGACCCAGAACGGCTCGTTCACGAACGACTTCGTCAAGCAGGACGAGGGCAAGAAGGTCTCCGACACCCTGGTCGCCCAGGGCGCGGACATCATCATGCCGGTGGCCGGCGGCGCCGGTCTGGGCACCACGGCGGCCGCGCAGGCCTCCGGCGGCAAGTACTCGGTGATCTGGGTCGACGTCGACGGCTGCCAGAGCACCCCGAACTGCCCGGCCCTGCTGACCACCGTGGTCAAGAACATCTCCGACGCGGTGAAGGACGCCGTGGTGACCGCGGCCAAGGGCGACAAGCTGGCCCACGACCCCGGCTACCTCGGCACGCTGGCCAACAACGGCGTCTCGCTGGCGCCGTACCACGAGTTCGACGGCAAGGTGCCGGCCGAGCTGAAGGCCGAGATCGACAAGCTCAAGGCCGACATCAGCTCCGGCGCCATCAAGGTCACCTCGGCCAGCCAGCCGAAGTGA
- a CDS encoding glycosyltransferase, producing MKWLVVHPGPNFSVADVYAGWCDALRDLGQKVSRYALDERLTLYGSVLVECGPGQFRHAFDGPAATERAIDGLYSHLYRWRPDVLLVVSGFFVPADLLDLARSYGTRVVTLHTEEPYEHARELALAAHADLALVNDPTNLDAFRAVTRAEYVPHAYRPEIHHPGPPAADCAADLAFVGTGYPSRIAWFEALHGAGALDGLDVLLGGNWQALAEPSPLRKYVGHDLEACLENTDAADIYRSARVGVNLYRREAETEALAAGWAMGPREVEMAACGMYYLRDPRGEGDELLSMLPRFASPGEAAEQLRWALAHPDSCAATARAAREAVADRTFRNHAALLLRWLDRKD from the coding sequence GTGAAGTGGCTGGTCGTTCACCCGGGCCCGAACTTCAGCGTGGCCGACGTCTACGCCGGCTGGTGCGACGCGCTGCGCGACCTCGGTCAGAAGGTTTCCCGGTACGCGCTGGACGAACGGTTGACGCTCTACGGGTCGGTGCTGGTCGAGTGCGGGCCGGGTCAGTTCCGGCACGCCTTCGACGGCCCGGCCGCGACCGAGCGGGCGATCGACGGCCTGTACTCGCACCTCTACCGGTGGCGCCCCGACGTGCTGCTGGTCGTCAGCGGGTTCTTCGTCCCGGCCGATCTGCTTGACCTGGCCCGGTCGTACGGCACCCGGGTCGTCACGCTGCATACCGAAGAGCCGTACGAGCACGCCCGCGAGCTGGCCCTGGCTGCGCACGCCGACCTGGCGCTCGTCAACGATCCGACCAACCTGGACGCGTTCCGCGCGGTCACCCGGGCCGAGTACGTGCCGCACGCCTACCGGCCGGAGATCCACCATCCGGGGCCGCCGGCCGCCGACTGCGCCGCCGATCTGGCGTTCGTCGGGACCGGCTACCCGTCGCGGATCGCGTGGTTCGAGGCGCTGCACGGGGCCGGCGCGCTGGACGGCCTGGACGTGCTGCTCGGCGGCAACTGGCAGGCGCTCGCCGAGCCCTCGCCGCTGCGGAAGTACGTCGGCCACGACCTCGAGGCGTGCCTCGAGAACACCGACGCGGCGGACATCTACCGGTCCGCCCGGGTCGGCGTCAACCTCTACCGGCGCGAGGCCGAAACCGAGGCGCTCGCTGCCGGCTGGGCGATGGGTCCGCGCGAGGTGGAGATGGCCGCGTGCGGCATGTACTACCTTCGCGACCCGCGCGGCGAGGGTGACGAGCTGCTGTCGATGCTGCCGCGCTTCGCCTCGCCCGGCGAGGCCGCCGAGCAACTCCGGTGGGCGCTCGCACACCCAGACTCCTGTGCCGCGACCGCCCGCGCTGCCCGGGAAGCGGTCGCCGACCGCACGTTCCGAAACCACGCCGCGCTGTTGCTGCGCTGGCTCGACAGGAAGGACTGA
- a CDS encoding type II toxin-antitoxin system prevent-host-death family antitoxin, which produces MSSREIGIEDARKRLGDIVTAVQQGADIVLTRNGKPAARIVPIKEQTMTTTTSYGTWANADGSHLTVEDSVVVALGDHVSDYDVDAVAADYRAAINDALPDSVSLSGNDFYGPAHDREFDGYPLTEHGDLDLSAIVNGVDFWEIAARHDRTA; this is translated from the coding sequence ATGAGCAGCCGAGAGATTGGCATCGAAGACGCCCGAAAGCGGCTCGGTGACATTGTAACCGCCGTCCAGCAGGGCGCCGACATCGTGCTCACCCGCAACGGCAAGCCCGCAGCCCGCATCGTCCCGATCAAGGAGCAGACCATGACGACGACCACTTCGTACGGCACCTGGGCCAACGCCGATGGCTCCCACCTCACCGTCGAGGACAGCGTCGTAGTCGCTCTCGGCGACCACGTCAGCGACTACGACGTGGACGCGGTCGCGGCCGACTACCGGGCCGCCATCAACGACGCGCTGCCGGACAGCGTCAGCCTCAGCGGCAACGACTTCTACGGCCCCGCCCACGACCGGGAGTTCGACGGGTACCCGCTGACCGAGCACGGTGACCTGGACCTGTCGGCCATCGTGAACGGCGTGGACTTCTGGGAAATCGCCGCTCGGCACGACCGGACGGCCTGA
- a CDS encoding helix-turn-helix transcriptional regulator, with product MQPTIGDNLANHRRRQSVTQEQLAERAGVSVETVRKLESNARTSARIATVARLARALGIPTSALFGSASAAAARREPHSTPLALVGIRRALTPALGLDGQPLGPDADSEDPTVDQTRESVRAASRLYHTNEYGPALDALPGLLGEVRALLDVTDGSDRAAAHTLAAQAYQLGARLLIQLRAHDLAYSAIRAAGEHGAESGDDLVAASVVGPMCWLLLRQARLGEAEHLAAAAADQIEPTKMSRASTERVAAWGWLLIEAAAAAARDGRDDDAREQLDLAAAAAARVEGQPATGLTIVDGFGPGKVAALRAEVAALGGDPTRVLDLAGRVPADDRRMTASCWQRHRLDVAWAHTEMGAYPEALTVLVDLQDRAPSWLRQQKYARDIVATMAAGRRRAMGSELSSLATLVGC from the coding sequence ATGCAGCCGACCATCGGCGACAACCTCGCCAACCACCGACGCCGCCAGAGCGTCACCCAGGAGCAGCTCGCCGAGCGGGCCGGAGTCTCCGTCGAGACGGTACGGAAGCTGGAGAGCAACGCCCGAACATCCGCCCGGATCGCCACCGTCGCCCGACTGGCCCGCGCGCTCGGCATCCCGACGTCAGCCCTGTTCGGCAGTGCCTCGGCCGCCGCAGCGCGCCGGGAACCGCACTCGACGCCGCTGGCCCTGGTCGGCATCCGCCGGGCGCTAACGCCCGCATTGGGGCTCGACGGCCAGCCGCTCGGCCCGGACGCCGACAGCGAGGACCCGACCGTCGATCAGACCCGGGAGTCGGTGCGGGCCGCCAGCCGGCTGTACCACACGAACGAGTACGGGCCGGCGCTCGACGCCCTCCCCGGACTGCTCGGCGAGGTACGGGCGCTGCTCGATGTCACCGACGGGAGCGACCGGGCAGCGGCACACACGTTGGCCGCGCAGGCGTACCAGCTCGGCGCCCGGCTGCTGATCCAGCTACGGGCGCACGACCTCGCCTACTCGGCGATCCGGGCCGCCGGCGAGCACGGTGCCGAGTCCGGGGACGACCTGGTTGCCGCCAGCGTCGTCGGTCCGATGTGCTGGCTGCTGCTGCGGCAGGCCCGGCTCGGCGAGGCCGAGCACCTCGCGGCGGCGGCGGCCGACCAGATCGAGCCGACGAAGATGTCCCGGGCCAGCACCGAGCGGGTGGCGGCGTGGGGCTGGCTGCTCATCGAGGCAGCAGCGGCGGCGGCCCGGGACGGCCGGGACGACGACGCCCGCGAACAGCTCGACCTCGCGGCCGCGGCCGCCGCCCGGGTGGAGGGTCAGCCAGCGACCGGGCTCACCATCGTGGACGGCTTCGGGCCGGGCAAGGTCGCGGCGCTGCGTGCCGAGGTGGCCGCGCTGGGCGGTGACCCCACGCGGGTGCTCGACCTGGCCGGCCGGGTACCGGCCGACGACCGGCGGATGACCGCGAGCTGCTGGCAGCGGCACCGCCTGGACGTGGCGTGGGCGCACACGGAGATGGGCGCCTACCCGGAGGCACTGACCGTGCTGGTCGATCTCCAGGACCGGGCGCCGTCGTGGCTGCGGCAGCAGAAGTACGCCCGGGACATCGTGGCGACGATGGCCGCCGGTCGACGCCGGGCGATGGGTAGCGAGTTGTCCAGCCTGGCCACTCTGGTCGGCTGCTGA
- a CDS encoding tyrosine-type recombinase/integrase, with protein MATPLDMIEAHLTWMRAGKYATNTISDARKLLGRLHRELPAGIDGALGEELAAWLATDGWSDQTVATYYKHIVRFYRWAAGSRDPWLSYDPSADLRRPTARRGLPRPALPGVVQAAIFDLPDPWRLACRLTALAGLRPCEVAAVTRADVTRDWITIKGKGGKTRAVPTHALIWELVEPMPAGPLVRDPQGRPVDAYWVGRTGATVLRRAGLNTTLYPLRHYFGTQVQATYRDVRVTQALMGHASLDMTAVYTQVTDDRLQAAIGGAFSALDAGTAAAPSPGTRAPADADPGSPAPRVDVPPRQLRPGAAGRRVGGRVVRSRSRPPRHR; from the coding sequence ATGGCGACCCCCCTGGACATGATCGAAGCGCACCTGACCTGGATGCGCGCCGGCAAGTACGCCACCAACACGATCAGCGACGCCCGGAAGCTGCTCGGCCGCCTGCACCGCGAGCTGCCGGCCGGCATCGACGGCGCGCTCGGCGAAGAGCTGGCCGCATGGCTGGCCACCGACGGCTGGTCGGACCAGACAGTCGCGACCTACTACAAGCACATCGTCCGGTTCTACCGGTGGGCGGCCGGCAGCCGGGACCCGTGGCTGTCCTACGACCCAAGCGCGGACCTACGCCGCCCGACCGCCCGCCGGGGACTGCCCCGGCCCGCGCTGCCCGGCGTTGTCCAGGCGGCCATCTTCGACCTGCCGGACCCGTGGCGCCTCGCCTGCCGGCTCACCGCGCTAGCCGGGCTGCGGCCCTGCGAGGTCGCGGCCGTCACCCGGGCCGACGTCACCCGGGACTGGATCACGATCAAGGGCAAGGGCGGGAAGACCCGCGCGGTCCCGACTCACGCGCTGATCTGGGAGCTGGTCGAGCCGATGCCGGCCGGGCCTCTGGTCCGCGACCCGCAGGGTCGGCCGGTGGACGCGTACTGGGTGGGCCGGACCGGCGCGACCGTGCTGCGCCGCGCCGGCCTCAACACCACGTTGTACCCGTTGCGCCACTACTTCGGCACCCAGGTCCAGGCCACCTACCGGGACGTCCGCGTGACCCAGGCACTGATGGGGCATGCCAGCCTGGACATGACCGCCGTCTACACCCAGGTCACCGACGACCGGCTCCAGGCGGCGATCGGCGGCGCGTTCAGCGCTCTCGACGCAGGAACTGCGGCCGCGCCGTCGCCCGGGACTCGTGCACCCGCCGATGCTGATCCCGGATCACCTGCGCCGCGTGTCGACGTTCCTCCGCGACAACTTCGACCCGGGGCAGCCGGTCGGCGGGTAGGTGGTCGCGTCGTGCGGTCACGATCACGTCCGCCTCGCCACCGATGA
- a CDS encoding DUF4082 domain-containing protein has protein sequence MATPAASIFGDQVPVVTSAVDVTAFTLGTKWSASVRGAITHGRWYFPDVAPDGPTAWVLYDEVTEAEIARAEFTDTAPGWRTVALDPPVVYSTPGTVMVAAVEAVTRYVATAGLFADGPVISGPLTAPGDGDNGRVGIGAGYPPSTFGDTCYFADLLFAPSLSAGPRITTGTPPGRITSSTPGRWR, from the coding sequence GTGGCGACTCCCGCCGCATCGATCTTCGGAGACCAGGTGCCGGTCGTCACCAGCGCGGTCGACGTGACCGCGTTCACGCTCGGCACGAAGTGGTCGGCGAGCGTCCGCGGTGCAATCACCCACGGCCGCTGGTACTTCCCCGACGTGGCACCGGATGGGCCGACCGCCTGGGTGCTGTATGACGAGGTCACCGAGGCCGAGATCGCCCGGGCGGAGTTCACCGATACCGCCCCGGGCTGGCGGACGGTGGCCCTGGATCCGCCGGTCGTCTACTCCACCCCGGGCACGGTCATGGTCGCCGCGGTGGAGGCCGTCACCCGGTACGTGGCGACGGCGGGGCTCTTCGCCGACGGGCCGGTCATCAGCGGCCCGCTGACAGCGCCGGGCGATGGGGACAACGGCCGGGTCGGCATCGGTGCCGGCTACCCGCCGTCGACCTTCGGCGACACCTGCTACTTCGCCGATCTGCTCTTCGCGCCGTCCCTGTCGGCCGGTCCGCGGATCACCACCGGCACGCCGCCGGGTCGGATCACCAGCAGCACGCCGGGGAGGTGGAGATGA
- a CDS encoding peptidoglycan-binding protein, producing MTIAPENLKAVRRLLLDHLDIRENSNAYPTDLDPNEVGIIGDPNHRGGYHCGRDRVDDDDYSVRESSRDRSGLTEAASALDIGQWSTTVAGKRHDLRSMSIWLVAQCKAGAADTRDIREVIYSPDGDVVKRWDRLGKRSSGDSSHRWHTHISYHRDATRAGRDLTALFRRYLTTIGLAAGEDDDMFCQYGQRGAAVKLLQYRLHNLGHSPGDIDSTYGDKTAVALAAAVRAYNGAVTDGRTYGPEQMIYLDVMWSRKYGGGGQPGPAGPPGAPGPAGPPGPAGDVTATVAGAVAEIGRRIVAGAASESQARG from the coding sequence GTGACGATCGCCCCCGAGAACCTGAAGGCGGTCCGGCGGCTGCTGCTCGACCACCTGGACATCCGAGAGAACTCGAACGCGTACCCGACCGACCTGGACCCGAACGAGGTCGGGATCATCGGCGACCCGAACCACCGCGGCGGCTACCACTGCGGTCGGGACCGCGTCGATGACGACGACTACTCGGTGCGGGAGTCGTCCCGGGACCGGTCCGGGTTGACCGAGGCGGCGTCGGCGCTGGACATCGGCCAGTGGTCGACCACCGTGGCGGGCAAGCGGCACGACCTGCGCAGCATGTCGATCTGGCTGGTCGCTCAGTGCAAGGCCGGCGCGGCGGACACGCGGGACATCCGCGAGGTCATCTACTCGCCCGACGGTGACGTGGTGAAGCGCTGGGACCGGCTCGGGAAGCGGTCGTCCGGCGACAGCTCGCACCGCTGGCACACGCACATCTCGTACCACCGGGACGCGACCCGGGCGGGCCGGGACCTCACCGCGCTGTTCCGGCGGTACCTGACCACGATCGGCCTCGCGGCCGGAGAGGACGACGACATGTTCTGCCAGTACGGCCAGCGCGGGGCGGCGGTGAAGCTGCTCCAGTACCGGCTACACAACCTCGGCCACTCGCCCGGCGACATCGACTCCACCTACGGGGACAAGACCGCCGTAGCGCTGGCCGCTGCGGTGCGTGCCTACAACGGGGCCGTGACTGACGGCCGTACCTACGGGCCCGAGCAGATGATCTACCTGGACGTGATGTGGAGCCGCAAGTACGGCGGCGGTGGCCAGCCCGGACCGGCCGGCCCGCCCGGAGCCCCGGGCCCCGCTGGCCCGCCCGGACCGGCCGGGGACGTGACCGCCACGGTTGCCGGGGCGGTCGCCGAGATCGGCCGCCGGATCGTCGCCGGCGCCGCTTCAGAGAGCCAGGCCCGTGGGTGA
- a CDS encoding glycosyltransferase family A protein produces MKVLSPAVTIVLASHMKPYLRDSIESVLAQTRRDMQVLVVDSGQWIGQTDGRSAQMASIYAEYHGHPLIEWVTTGEGPELRRHRCPIGWTTNEVIRAGLIRGRYVSTFYDDDQYGPTFVQRMAGYLDDHPDARAVWCSQDRVRLDPDGTETLVGVIRANGPRGPGQFDCQVDGAQIMIRREVLDAIGDPWLPEDPGDSCRHSDGIFLERLASVVGTVPAIGEVLLRHRFTPLSTYTPSPR; encoded by the coding sequence GTGAAGGTGCTCTCCCCGGCGGTCACGATCGTGCTGGCCAGCCACATGAAGCCGTACCTGCGCGACTCGATCGAGTCGGTGCTTGCCCAGACCCGCCGCGACATGCAGGTGCTGGTGGTCGACTCCGGCCAGTGGATCGGGCAGACCGACGGCCGGTCCGCGCAGATGGCCAGCATCTACGCCGAGTACCACGGACACCCGCTGATCGAGTGGGTGACGACCGGCGAGGGCCCGGAGCTGCGCCGGCACCGGTGCCCGATCGGCTGGACGACGAACGAGGTGATCCGGGCCGGCCTGATCCGGGGTCGGTACGTCAGCACCTTCTACGACGACGACCAGTACGGTCCGACGTTCGTGCAGCGGATGGCCGGCTACCTGGACGACCACCCGGACGCCCGTGCGGTCTGGTGCTCACAGGACCGGGTGCGGCTCGACCCGGACGGCACGGAGACGCTGGTCGGGGTGATCCGGGCGAACGGGCCGCGCGGTCCGGGGCAGTTCGACTGCCAGGTCGACGGGGCGCAGATCATGATCCGGCGCGAGGTGCTGGACGCGATCGGCGACCCGTGGCTTCCGGAGGACCCGGGCGACTCGTGCCGGCACTCCGACGGCATCTTCCTGGAGCGGCTGGCCAGCGTGGTCGGCACGGTGCCGGCGATCGGCGAGGTGCTGCTACGGCACCGGTTCACGCCGCTGTCGACGTACACGCCGAGCCCGAGATGA